The Nycticebus coucang isolate mNycCou1 chromosome 5, mNycCou1.pri, whole genome shotgun sequence genome window below encodes:
- the MYBPHL gene encoding myosin-binding protein H-like isoform X3 encodes MEAATGPEVASGSKLKVKETCSPEAERPQAPTGQEAGCPSHQLLPPIEEHPKIWLPRALRQTYIRQVGDTVNLLIPFQGKPKPQAIWTHDGCALDTSRVSVRNGERDSILFIREAQRADSGRYQLRVQLGGLEATTTVDILVIERPGPPQSIKLVDVWGFSATLEWTPPQDTGNTALLGYTVQKADTKSGLWFTVLERYHRTSCIVSDLIIGNSYAFRVFAENQCGLSETAPITTELAHIQKAATIYKTKGFSQRDFSEAPKFTQPLADCSAVTGYDTQLFCCVRASPRPKIIWLKNKMDIQGDPKYRALTYLGICSLEIRKPGPFDGGIYTCKAVNPLGEASVECRVDVKTPY; translated from the exons ATGGAGGCAGCCACAGGTCCGGAGGTGGCCTCGGGATCCAAGCTAAAGGTGAAGGAGACCTGCTCACCCGAGGCTGAACGACCCCAAGCTCCAACTGGACAGGAGGCTGGCTGCCCCAGTCACCAGCTCCTGCCTCCCATAGAAG AGCACCCCAAGATCTGGCTACCTCGGGCCCTGAGGCAGACCTACATCCGACAGGTTGGGGACACAGTGAACCTACTAATCCCATTCCAG GGCAAGCCCAAACCTCAGGCCATCTGGACACATGATGGATGTGCCTTGGACACCAGTCGAGTGAGCGTGCGGAATGGGGAGCGAGACTCCATCCTCTTCATCCGAGAAGCCCAACGTGCAGACTCAGGTCGTTACCAACTCCGAGTACAGCTGGGCGGGCTGGAGGCCACTACTACTGTTGACATCCTAGTGATCG AGAGACCAGGGCCTCCTCAGAGCATTAAGTTGGTGGATGTTTGGGGCTTCAGTGCTACGCTGGAATGGACACCTCCACAAGATACAGGCAATACAGCCCTCTTGGGATACACTGTGCAGAAGGCTGACACAAAGTCTGGG CTGTGGTTCACGGTGCTGGAGCGTTATCACCGCACCAGCTGCATCGTCTCTGATCTCATCATCGGCAACTCCTATGCCTTTCGCGTCTTTGCTGAAAACCAGTGTGGACTCAGTGAAACAGCCCCCATCACCACTGAGCTTGCCCACATCCAAAAAGCAG CTACTATTTACAAGACCAAGGGGTTTTCCCAGCGAGACTTCTCTGAAGCCCCGAAGTTTACCCAGCCTCTGGCAGATTGCTCTGCAGTCACTGGCTATGATACCCAGCTCTTCTGCTGTGTCCGCGCTTCCCCTCGG CCCAAGATCATCTGGCTGAAGAACAAGATGGATATCCAAGGGGACCCCAAGTACAGAGCTCTAACTTACCTGGGCATCTGCTCCCTAGAAATCCGCAAGCCTGGTCCCTTTGATGGAGGCATCTATACCTGCAAGGCAGTTAACCCTCTGGGGGAGGCATCTGTGGAGTGTCGAGTGGATGTGAAAA CTCCTTATTGA
- the MYBPHL gene encoding myosin-binding protein H-like isoform X2 — protein MEAATGPEVASGSKLKVKETCSPEAERPQAPTGQEAGCPSHQLLPPIEEHPKIWLPRALRQTYIRQVGDTVNLLIPFQGKPKPQAIWTHDGCALDTSRVSVRNGERDSILFIREAQRADSERPGPPQSIKLVDVWGFSATLEWTPPQDTGNTALLGYTVQKADTKSGLWFTVLERYHRTSCIVSDLIIGNSYAFRVFAENQCGLSETAPITTELAHIQKAATIYKTKGFSQRDFSEAPKFTQPLADCSAVTGYDTQLFCCVRASPRPKIIWLKNKMDIQGDPKYRALTYLGICSLEIRKPGPFDGGIYTCKAVNPLGEASVECRVDVKTVQSSDSGKLQLFVGLILLFPLICLKVTFHILSASLMYLFIYSCLSPCSDLRPCV, from the exons ATGGAGGCAGCCACAGGTCCGGAGGTGGCCTCGGGATCCAAGCTAAAGGTGAAGGAGACCTGCTCACCCGAGGCTGAACGACCCCAAGCTCCAACTGGACAGGAGGCTGGCTGCCCCAGTCACCAGCTCCTGCCTCCCATAGAAG AGCACCCCAAGATCTGGCTACCTCGGGCCCTGAGGCAGACCTACATCCGACAGGTTGGGGACACAGTGAACCTACTAATCCCATTCCAG GGCAAGCCCAAACCTCAGGCCATCTGGACACATGATGGATGTGCCTTGGACACCAGTCGAGTGAGCGTGCGGAATGGGGAGCGAGACTCCATCCTCTTCATCCGAGAAGCCCAACGTGCAGACTCAG AGAGACCAGGGCCTCCTCAGAGCATTAAGTTGGTGGATGTTTGGGGCTTCAGTGCTACGCTGGAATGGACACCTCCACAAGATACAGGCAATACAGCCCTCTTGGGATACACTGTGCAGAAGGCTGACACAAAGTCTGGG CTGTGGTTCACGGTGCTGGAGCGTTATCACCGCACCAGCTGCATCGTCTCTGATCTCATCATCGGCAACTCCTATGCCTTTCGCGTCTTTGCTGAAAACCAGTGTGGACTCAGTGAAACAGCCCCCATCACCACTGAGCTTGCCCACATCCAAAAAGCAG CTACTATTTACAAGACCAAGGGGTTTTCCCAGCGAGACTTCTCTGAAGCCCCGAAGTTTACCCAGCCTCTGGCAGATTGCTCTGCAGTCACTGGCTATGATACCCAGCTCTTCTGCTGTGTCCGCGCTTCCCCTCGG CCCAAGATCATCTGGCTGAAGAACAAGATGGATATCCAAGGGGACCCCAAGTACAGAGCTCTAACTTACCTGGGCATCTGCTCCCTAGAAATCCGCAAGCCTGGTCCCTTTGATGGAGGCATCTATACCTGCAAGGCAGTTAACCCTCTGGGGGAGGCATCTGTGGAGTGTCGAGTGGATGTGAAAA CTGTACAATCTTCTGACTCAGGAAAGCTGCAGCTGTTTGTTGGCCTGATTTTACTTTTCCCGCTGATTTGTTTAAAGGTAACATTTCACATCCTCTCCGCCTctttaatgtatttattcatttattcgtGCCTGTCACCTTGTTCAGATCTCCGTCCTTGTGTCTAG
- the MYBPHL gene encoding myosin-binding protein H-like isoform X1, with protein sequence MEAATGPEVASGSKLKVKETCSPEAERPQAPTGQEAGCPSHQLLPPIEEHPKIWLPRALRQTYIRQVGDTVNLLIPFQGKPKPQAIWTHDGCALDTSRVSVRNGERDSILFIREAQRADSGRYQLRVQLGGLEATTTVDILVIERPGPPQSIKLVDVWGFSATLEWTPPQDTGNTALLGYTVQKADTKSGLWFTVLERYHRTSCIVSDLIIGNSYAFRVFAENQCGLSETAPITTELAHIQKAATIYKTKGFSQRDFSEAPKFTQPLADCSAVTGYDTQLFCCVRASPRPKIIWLKNKMDIQGDPKYRALTYLGICSLEIRKPGPFDGGIYTCKAVNPLGEASVECRVDVKTVQSSDSGKLQLFVGLILLFPLICLKVTFHILSASLMYLFIYSCLSPCSDLRPCV encoded by the exons ATGGAGGCAGCCACAGGTCCGGAGGTGGCCTCGGGATCCAAGCTAAAGGTGAAGGAGACCTGCTCACCCGAGGCTGAACGACCCCAAGCTCCAACTGGACAGGAGGCTGGCTGCCCCAGTCACCAGCTCCTGCCTCCCATAGAAG AGCACCCCAAGATCTGGCTACCTCGGGCCCTGAGGCAGACCTACATCCGACAGGTTGGGGACACAGTGAACCTACTAATCCCATTCCAG GGCAAGCCCAAACCTCAGGCCATCTGGACACATGATGGATGTGCCTTGGACACCAGTCGAGTGAGCGTGCGGAATGGGGAGCGAGACTCCATCCTCTTCATCCGAGAAGCCCAACGTGCAGACTCAGGTCGTTACCAACTCCGAGTACAGCTGGGCGGGCTGGAGGCCACTACTACTGTTGACATCCTAGTGATCG AGAGACCAGGGCCTCCTCAGAGCATTAAGTTGGTGGATGTTTGGGGCTTCAGTGCTACGCTGGAATGGACACCTCCACAAGATACAGGCAATACAGCCCTCTTGGGATACACTGTGCAGAAGGCTGACACAAAGTCTGGG CTGTGGTTCACGGTGCTGGAGCGTTATCACCGCACCAGCTGCATCGTCTCTGATCTCATCATCGGCAACTCCTATGCCTTTCGCGTCTTTGCTGAAAACCAGTGTGGACTCAGTGAAACAGCCCCCATCACCACTGAGCTTGCCCACATCCAAAAAGCAG CTACTATTTACAAGACCAAGGGGTTTTCCCAGCGAGACTTCTCTGAAGCCCCGAAGTTTACCCAGCCTCTGGCAGATTGCTCTGCAGTCACTGGCTATGATACCCAGCTCTTCTGCTGTGTCCGCGCTTCCCCTCGG CCCAAGATCATCTGGCTGAAGAACAAGATGGATATCCAAGGGGACCCCAAGTACAGAGCTCTAACTTACCTGGGCATCTGCTCCCTAGAAATCCGCAAGCCTGGTCCCTTTGATGGAGGCATCTATACCTGCAAGGCAGTTAACCCTCTGGGGGAGGCATCTGTGGAGTGTCGAGTGGATGTGAAAA CTGTACAATCTTCTGACTCAGGAAAGCTGCAGCTGTTTGTTGGCCTGATTTTACTTTTCCCGCTGATTTGTTTAAAGGTAACATTTCACATCCTCTCCGCCTctttaatgtatttattcatttattcgtGCCTGTCACCTTGTTCAGATCTCCGTCCTTGTGTCTAG